Part of the Mycolicibacterium thermoresistibile genome, CAACAACGATCGGCAGTACCGGATGGACGGGCGCAAGCTGGTGGGCCGGCGACCTTGGCGGGTGTGGCCGGACACCACGCGGCTGCACCTCACCCTGACCGATGTCACCCCGCACACCCCGTCCGATCCGGACAGCTTCCGGCCCCGCACCGCCGCCGGCGTCGTCAGCATCGGGCCGGGCGACTTCATCCGGCAGTTGGGCACCATGCGCGGCTATCCCGCGGACCCGCGCACCCGCTGGGTGGTGCCCCGGTATCTGCTGTTGTTCGCGCGTTGCCTGGCCACCGGCTACTGCGGCCCCGAGACAGAACACCCCGGAAGGAACACAGATGAGCTACCGGACCGGTGACGTTCCCGACCGAACCGAGGTGTTGATCATCGGTTCCGGATTCGGCGGCGCGGTGTTCGCCGAGCGGCTCTCCGCCGCCGGAGTGGGGGTGTGTGTGATCGAACGGGGCAGGGCGTATCCGCCCGGTTCGTTTCCCCGCACCCCCGCCGAGTTCGCACGCAACTTCTGGGCTCCGCACGACAATCTGTACGGGCTGTTCGACATCTGGTCGTTCCGCGGCCTGGAGGCGATCGTGTCCAGCGGCCTCGGTGGCGGCTCGCTGATCTACGCCAATGTCATGCTCCGCAAACCCGCCGAATGGTTCACCCAGCCGCACCCGCACCGGCCCGGGGTGTGGGAGCGGTGGAGCTTCACCCGCGAGGATCTGGATCCGCACTACGACGCCGTCGGGGAGTTCCTCGACCTCGAGACCACCCCGGTGAGCAAGGATCCCGCGGACCCGTTCCACCTGCCCAAGACCGCCGCGTTCCGCGCCGCGGCGGGCCCGGACACCGAACTGGCGCCGCTGGCGGTGCGGTTCCGCGACGTCGCCGGAAACCCCGCCGTCGGCGCACCCCTGCCGGATGCCGACTACCCCAACATCTTCGGCGCCCACCGGCGCAGCTGTGCGCTGATCGGCGAATGCGACATCGGCTGCAACGAGGGTGCCAAGAACAGCCTCGACCACACCTACCTGTCCGCGGTGGCCGCCCGCCCCAACGCGTCGATCCACGTCCGGGTCGAGGCCGAGACGATCGAACGCCGCCCGGACGGCACCTTCGCCGTCGGCGTCCGCACCCACGATGCGGTCGGGAACCGGACCGACACCACCGTCATCGCCGATCAGGTGGTGGTGTCGGCCGGAACGTTCGGCAGCACCTTTCTGCTGTTGCGCAACCGGGCCCGGCTCGACCTCCGCCCGGACGGCCCGCTGGGCACCCGGTTCTGCGGGAACGGTGACCTGCTCGGGCTGATCCTCAAGGCCCCGACCGTGCTGGCCGGCACCCGCGGCCCGGTCATCACCGCGTCCCACCGGTACGACGACGCGCACGGAATGTATCTGCAGGACGCCGGATTTCCCAACTTCGCGGCCTGGCTCATCGAAACCCGGTTCGGCGCCGGCCACTACCGCCGGCTCGCGAAGTTCACCGGCAAACGGCTCTGGGCGGCGCTCACCCGCCGTGGCCAGACCTCGATCGCCGGTGACATCGCGCGACTGCTGGGCGACGGCAGATTCACCGACTGCGGGATGCCGGTGCTCGGCATGGGCCGCGACGTGCCGGACGGCCGGCTGTTCCTGCGCGGCGACGATGTCCTGGAGAGCGACTGGACCTCCACCACGTCCGCGGCGCACTTCGACGCGCTCATCGGCCGGATGCGGGCGGTGGCCACCGCACTCGGTGGCACGTTCACGCCCAACCCCACCTACCTGCTGAAGAAGCGGGTCATCACCGTGCACCCGCTGGGCGGCTGCCCCGCGGACACCTCGGAGTCGACCGGGGTGGTCGACGGGTACGGCCGGGTGCACGGTGTGCCCGGGCTCTGGGTGGCCGACGGATCGGTGTTCCCCGGACCCGTCGGCCCCAACCCGTCGTTCACCATCGCCGCCTTCGCCCGCCGCGCCGCCGGGCAGTTCCTCGCCGACCTGGGCCGAAGCCGAATCGGGTAGCGCACTACGCGTGCCCGCGGCCGCCCCCCGGCCGTACGTTTTCGTCACGACCACCGAACACCAGGTGATCGACACCGAGACATCCCGGGGGAGTGACTGAAAATGACTGTGCAACAGCATCATCCGAATGCCGCAACCGCGCCCGTTGCGACACCGCCCAGCACGCTGATCACCGAACACGAGGTGCGGCTGGCGACCACCGCGGCGGCAGGCGTGACGGCGCCACCGGCCCCGGCGCCCACGGGCGACCGGACCACCTGGTGGCAGCGGCTGTGGACCAGGACTGACCCGCCCCGTCCGCGCCGCCGCCACTATCCCGCCCGCTACCGGTTCCTCGAGGACGCCGCGATGGCCCGGGAGATGCACCGGCTATGAGTCCCGTCCTGATGGTCGCCATGGCGGTCGTGACGGCAGTCGGCGCCGTCGGCCTGTACCGGCTGTCCGCCTGGCTGGAGCGCTGGGATTACCAGCGCCACTTCTACGACTGACGGCCCGGATACTGGAATTCGTGTCCACCGTCGAGCAATTGTCCTTCCAGGCGGTCGGCCGGCATCACCGGCTGGCCGAACCGCTGCTGGCCGAACTCGCCGTCGAGTACGCGCACCGCTACGACAGCACCGTCG contains:
- a CDS encoding GMC oxidoreductase, with product MSYRTGDVPDRTEVLIIGSGFGGAVFAERLSAAGVGVCVIERGRAYPPGSFPRTPAEFARNFWAPHDNLYGLFDIWSFRGLEAIVSSGLGGGSLIYANVMLRKPAEWFTQPHPHRPGVWERWSFTREDLDPHYDAVGEFLDLETTPVSKDPADPFHLPKTAAFRAAAGPDTELAPLAVRFRDVAGNPAVGAPLPDADYPNIFGAHRRSCALIGECDIGCNEGAKNSLDHTYLSAVAARPNASIHVRVEAETIERRPDGTFAVGVRTHDAVGNRTDTTVIADQVVVSAGTFGSTFLLLRNRARLDLRPDGPLGTRFCGNGDLLGLILKAPTVLAGTRGPVITASHRYDDAHGMYLQDAGFPNFAAWLIETRFGAGHYRRLAKFTGKRLWAALTRRGQTSIAGDIARLLGDGRFTDCGMPVLGMGRDVPDGRLFLRGDDVLESDWTSTTSAAHFDALIGRMRAVATALGGTFTPNPTYLLKKRVITVHPLGGCPADTSESTGVVDGYGRVHGVPGLWVADGSVFPGPVGPNPSFTIAAFARRAAGQFLADLGRSRIG